From Fibrobacter sp. UWB16, the proteins below share one genomic window:
- a CDS encoding type II secretion system protein J — translation MIFNYVGDLCPKYSRKAGFTLVELLVYMAILGVVVLVAGQAITDSTKIRVRTQNMLASSQNAENVASLLKDDIAQMGAKEYETEKYSGIFNVVQNAFMDPNNADASLIDKSSYFLQKGTGEFDSLYFRKIRYDDDGKYVGLEAVSWYVHDGVLYRRCKRLESAAGAIDDATCPADGNTEVAIANDMSRFKVVPAKPKLLEASTGKVMFPPAGDVSEFRLISRYDGTKMLRLNLTPELGGNPVKLSGFVTNYDVDAEAYSTVNRINQLYAAQANSGSGSWSELCSEMTFTPGAEYEISFKLPILSSTDASQTIVPGRDHLAVGLRTKSGEKIERFDDFMFAPPNDETSANITRNFRFSVNQEVKACLAFTFVFFSPLAEQGTLNISNLTVKKVQDINYEFDADYTPEIADKKNVRAFYVDLRINKHGEQGGSSYVFATPSNGSAVE, via the coding sequence ATGATATTTAACTATGTGGGTGATTTGTGCCCGAAATATAGCCGTAAGGCAGGCTTTACCTTGGTGGAATTGCTTGTCTATATGGCAATCCTTGGCGTTGTTGTCCTTGTTGCAGGGCAAGCTATTACCGATAGCACTAAAATTCGCGTTCGCACACAAAATATGCTGGCCTCAAGCCAGAATGCCGAGAACGTGGCAAGTTTGTTAAAAGACGATATCGCACAAATGGGTGCTAAGGAATACGAAACTGAAAAATATTCAGGCATTTTCAATGTTGTCCAAAATGCATTTATGGACCCAAATAATGCAGATGCTTCTTTAATAGACAAGTCTTCGTATTTTTTGCAAAAGGGAACGGGCGAATTTGACAGTTTGTACTTTAGAAAAATCCGCTATGACGATGATGGTAAATATGTAGGGCTCGAGGCTGTCTCGTGGTACGTGCACGATGGCGTGCTTTATCGCCGCTGCAAACGCCTTGAAAGTGCTGCGGGTGCAATTGACGATGCAACGTGCCCTGCGGATGGCAATACAGAAGTGGCGATTGCAAATGACATGTCGCGCTTCAAGGTTGTGCCGGCGAAGCCCAAATTGCTAGAAGCAAGTACGGGCAAGGTGATGTTCCCGCCGGCTGGGGATGTGTCGGAATTTCGCTTGATTTCCCGTTATGACGGCACAAAAATGCTTCGCTTGAATTTGACTCCCGAACTTGGGGGCAATCCGGTCAAGCTTTCTGGATTTGTTACAAATTACGATGTCGATGCAGAAGCTTATTCGACCGTGAATAGAATCAACCAGCTTTATGCCGCTCAGGCAAATAGCGGTTCTGGCAGCTGGTCGGAACTGTGTTCCGAAATGACTTTTACGCCAGGGGCGGAGTACGAGATATCCTTTAAGTTGCCGATTCTCTCGTCTACGGATGCTTCCCAAACGATTGTCCCGGGGCGTGACCATTTGGCGGTTGGATTGCGTACAAAATCAGGTGAAAAGATAGAACGCTTTGACGATTTTATGTTCGCTCCTCCAAATGATGAAACATCGGCGAATATTACTCGAAATTTCCGCTTTTCTGTAAATCAGGAAGTGAAGGCGTGTCTTGCATTTACGTTTGTGTTCTTCTCTCCGCTTGCAGAACAGGGAACACTGAATATTTCCAATTTGACGGTGAAAAAAGTTCAGGATATCAATTACGAATTCGATGCGGACTATACTCCCGAAATTGCAGACAAGAAAAATGTCCGTGCGTTCTATGTGGACTTGAGAATAAACAAGCACGGCGAACAGGGTGGATCGAGTTACGTTTTTGCAACGCCGAGCAATGGCTCCGCTGTAGAATAA